The following is a genomic window from Melopsittacus undulatus isolate bMelUnd1 chromosome 8, bMelUnd1.mat.Z, whole genome shotgun sequence.
CACTGAGTCTTTGGGCTAAAGCAAGACCAGGGGCCTGAAGGACCCTCCTAACTCCCTGTTTTCCTCTGGGATTTTGCATGTGCTCTAGCATATACTTTGTCTAATGCAGTGACCAATTGTAGTTCTTTTGGAACTGGATCTAGTTTTCTCCAGTTGTCCCCCAAAGCATGAGTGTGGTTGTGCTTGTTCTGCACACACCACACCAGCACCAAAACCTGTTCACATAACAGCCTCTGCCCAGGTTCCCAGCAATGGGCATTGCATCCAAGCCCTGGTCTGCATCATTTAGAGGGTCAGTTTTGGTTTGCAGGGGATGTAGATGGCACATGAGTGTAGAAGACTCTGTCCCTGGCCAGCATCTTCCCCAGGCACAGTGTCTATggatgggagctgctggcagcaatgGCAGGGTTTTGCTCTAGTTTCTGCAATGAACACTTCAGCTGCTGCCCTTGCACCTGATTCTTAGCAGGACTGATGTATTTACTTTATATATATTAGTTTTTATTAACGTTAAACCTCTTCAGAGAGCAAATGAAGATGGGACACAACACAGATGTATGCAAATTATTCCCAAACTCAAAGAAAATATGGAATTGTACCGCTAGTTCACAGGAATGACCCCCCAGTGTAAGAGCAATTGGCTGCTGTgccagtgctgagctgcagaTGCTCTGGCTCTTGCACACGACTGGCCCTCAGTGTGTCTGATGCACTCATAGAGCAGGGAAAAGATCCCACCCTGCAGCCAAACTCGGTTTCATGTGCTCAGAGCCCATGTTTCATAGTTCAGTTGCTCCTTTGAGTCCTTGTGATGCAGAGGGCTCAAGGCCTGGCACAGGCAAGCCAAGGCTGCAGGAGCCCAAGCAGAACCGTGCCCGAGGTAGGTCTGAGATGGGAGCAACACAAGATTCAGTGCACACTGCCCAGCTGCTCTTTGTGTCTGGGTCCAGGTGCTCGCTGGCCCTTAGGGCCCATCACCACACTGAAAGCTCCAGAGCAGACCACCAGTGTGGAGGACCCTCCGTGTCCAGCTCAGCTGTGAGTGCTTCAGACACCAGTGTGAGCACAGTGGTGGGGAGCAGCGCAGCAGGCGAAGGCATGGAGCAGCATGGGAACAGATCCTGCTAGAGCTTAAGGGAAGGGGCAGGTTTGCAGTTTCAGCTCCAAGTCAATGTTGGAAGCACTCTGTGCACTCAGCTTTGGAGGCTGAATGTCCTGCCAGAAGGTGAAGGTCATCAAGAGCTGAGAGAGGCAGTAACCAGGTACAGGAGCTGTTGCGTGTGCCCACTGGTGGGACCAGATCTGCAGTCCCATCCATGGCAAAGCTGTGTCTGTTCCCTTCTCCCAGCTGCACCAGGACACAGGCATTGTGCAGCCCCTCAGCCAGTGCCTGGTGTGCTGGTGGCCTCTTGAAAGAAGGGAACAAAGTGACAGGATGAAGAAGAGGAGGTCTGAGATTTCCTTAGCTTGGCATTTCCTTATTTCACAGTaggtcccagtgctgctggtgttgCTCAGCTTCATTGGTCATTGAACCTGGGGTTCACAACTGTGGTTGTGGCACTCTTGAAGAGGGGATTATCAGCCTGGAGGGAGAAAGGTGAGGAGCCCATGTTGTTGGTGGAGCATTGCCCATCCCACCCACATCCCAACCTCAACAGTGTTGTCAGAAGAGCCCACAGGCTGCTTTAGCACCCTGCAAACCCATGCAGTCTGTGAAACTGGCCAGTGGGGAGGGTGCAGGTTTGCTATGGCTACCACTGGAGAGGACATCCCTCCCAGATGTCCCCACCACATGAACACAGgcatcccagcacaccccaCCAGTACACATGGGCCCTCTTACATCGTTCCACTTGGCCTTGGACTTCTCCTTTTCGAACCGGCGGTATTCCCGGCGGTCAAACAGCTCCATCAGGAGCCGCCACACCAGCAGGAGCACCAGGCCAATGAGGGCCACGCCAGCAATGGTGCTGCCCACAATCAGCGCGATGTTGGGAGGCTTTGGGCACTCTGTGGGGCAGGCAAATGGTGTctggctgcagcccctgctgagGCTGCCATGCGGAGGGGcaggagcagtggggctggggtaCCTTTCTCAGGATCCACGGTGACGGTGTATATCTCATTGCCATCCTCCTGGACCATGCGGAAGGAGATCCAGCAGTTCTGGGAGTCCTTCTCCCTGCACTGCCTGCTCTCCCCTGTGATGTTCTGCACCACACGGATGTTGGGGCAGGCCTGGGAGCAGTTCTTCTCAAAGGGGCCGCTCTCAGAGGTCCTGCACTCCACACAGGAGCTGCAAAACAGGACAGCACAGCTCATATCCGCAGGGACAAGACTCACCCAAGCGCAGGCAGGGATCTCCTGTGCCTGCCTCCCCACCACCCTTTGTGCCATCTCCATGGGCATCACTTACACATATCTGGCACAGGGcgaggggcagccagggcacTCCTGGCAGAAGGGGGGCTGGTATcccccccagcactggcagcGGTTGCAGTGGCAGGTCCCGCGGTGGCTGCACTCGTTGCCATTCTGGTTCAAGCAGCCTTCTGTTGACTTCTTGCACTGGCAGGCGCTGCCCTGGTACTCAGGATTGCACTTGCACTCCCCACAGTCACAGCTGCCCCGCTCTGCATGGGAAGACCTCTCAGGTGtgacaaggatgctgcagagaacCAGgtctccttccctctgcccgTGTTTGGAAAGCATCACCCACCCTGCACTGTGGTGTGGTGGGACCCTCAAACCCACCCATTTGGGGTTTGGCAGGGAAATCAGCACCtcctggaacaggctgcccaaaacagtggtgaatgccccatccctggcagtgctcaaggccaggtaggacacaggggcttggagcagctgctccagtggaaggggtccctgcctgtggcaggggttggagctggatgagctttaaggacccttccaacccaaaccattccatggttccaCGGTTAAGTCTTTCTAAGCCACATCACCTCTGCCACCGCAGGGAAGGCCATTGTGGAACTCGCAGTTGACGTTGTCACACTGGCAGTAGGTGCCATAGATCTGCTTGCCGGGCACGTCGCTGGTGTGGCAGAGGCACTGCCCGCACACACAGTCCCCCAGCCCTGAGCAGAGCACTGAGCTGTTGTCCTGCCGGCAGCTGCCCTCCAGCTCcttgctgctcctgcctttcGTGTCACACTCGCAGTTCTTCCCAATGTAGCCTGCATTGCAGCTGCCAAAAAGGAGAGCAACGAGCCCAGGTCAGTGGCCACAGGAAGTGCTGTTGGGCACATGCAGGGCCCACGCCTCAGCCAAAGGGGAGCAGATCTGGGATAGccacaccaaaacccaaccGTGGCATGTTGGTGCTgctccatgctggagcagtgcGGTTGACTGGGAGGAAACCTCAGAAACACTGTGTTTCCCCAAGTCCTGCTTACAACACCCAATGGTTGTCTGGAAATTATTGTTACAGTTATCATTTCCAAACCCTTGCCAAGGGTTATTTCCTGAGGAAATCTAgtcttttcccctccctgttACCAAGGGGCCAGGAAGTGCCCTTAAAGACTGTCATGAACTGCACCCAGGAGTGGGATTTTGAGTGATTTCTGTTcagtggatggatggatagcTTGAGGGATGGTTAGATGCATGGGTGGAATGTTGGACAGATTGGtagatgggtggatggatgggtggatagCTGGATGGTGCCTGTGTGCCCTTAGGAAAGAGCAGAGGCTTTACCAACAGGAGAGATGCTGTGTCCCCCATCTCCATGAACATAATCCACCTCTGAACAAGCAAACCGGAGCAAAGCTGCAGAGCCAAGCCCTGGGCTGGACCTGGCAGCCCctccagcatctccccagcTCTGGCAGCGTTTGGAACAGGGCACTGTGTGGATAGCACATACCTGCAGATCCCACAGACGATGCTGCCCTGCCCACTACAGGTGGCTGGGTCGGGCTGCTCCTTGCAGTTGCAGTTGCACTTGCTCTCCACGTGGACCGTGAGGGTGTCTGTGAAGCCCAAGGGGCGGATGGTGAAGGACTGGCTTTTGATGCACTCCTTGGCTGTAACCTTGACTCTGAAGGTGACCTAGAAAGTGCACAGTGAGATAGGGAAGGGCCAAAGGCCATCAGGGCAGCTTCAGCAACCAGAGGTTGCTGAATCCTGCAGCATTTTGGACATTAATGTGACCAGGAAGCCTGAAACAAGAAGCTGGGTTCCTGTTGTCAAACAGGACGGGCATCAGGGACCTGCTGGTTGCAGGGTGTCCCCTCTACAGGGGGATGTACCTCTTCGTTGATCTTGATGTTGTCACACTGTCCTCTTGCTTTGTCTGTGACTGTGCTTCTAGGGCATAAGGAGTCATATTTGACATCAAGGGTGTCTGGAAGGGTGGAGTGGTCCAGGATGATCAGTGAAGAGAGATTCTGTGGGGAAATGGTGGTGCAAGTGCCATCAGTATGAAATGAGACCAAAGCAAGGGAGTGtggagctgcagggcagggtTTCCCTCCAGCCTAGGAGATAGGGGCTAtcacagctgctctctcacagTGAGGACACACAATGGAAGCCTTTCCCTGCTCTAGGACAGTGAAACACGGCCTCCTCTAGCACTTACATTGTAGGCCACCTGGATGAGCTCAATGATGTTGCTGGAGTCCTCATTGAGCTCTCCCACTGCCGACTTTGGGATCATCTCACTGAGTTTCTGCCAAGAGAGAGCAAAGAGGTGAGTGGTCCCCCTGTGCTGATGGTGGAGCATGGGGGaaccacagcagcagaaggacatgcagagctgctttgtGTCCTCCTGGGGAGGCACCTGGGCCATCCAAAGTCTCCTCACCTTGTAAATATCCACCACCTTACTGGTGACAGCAAAAATGGGCTGAATGTTGTTTTCAGCAAGTTTCTGGACCAGCTGCCCAACAGAAGGGTAGTCCTAGGTAAGGAGAAGGTGGTTATGGTGACACTGTGGTCTCAACAACAGGCTTTTCATGTGACATTGTTTATCCTGCTGAGGGAGCACAGCTGAgggtgcagagctgctgagtACTTACAAACTCGTTGCTTTTCTTGTACATGTTGTCCTCCAAGTGGCACTGGCCGTCGTTGGGGGTCAGGATGGCTGCCAGCTTGCCATCACCAGCAAAGTGGAAGCCATCATCGGTGGCATACACCAGCAAGCGGGTCACGTTGCGCCAGCCGATCAAGTCCTGCAAGTGGCATGAAGACCTGtccctgagcagagctgggaggacATGGTATGGCCCTGGCCAAGTCCCATCAGCCACACTGTGGGCATGGAGGAAGTAGGTTACAGGTGACCTG
Proteins encoded in this region:
- the ITGB2 gene encoding integrin beta-2, which translates into the protein MFCDRCLQLPMVTWVLVLLTTAFAMECPKIKVGTCKDCIQSGPGCAWCKKLSFAKAGEPDSIRCDTVEQLLQRGCPHSDIEFPVNDIGTTQNSSLSSDVQLAPQEMHLKLRIGQPAVFEVKFRRAMGYPIDLYYLMDLSYSMLDDLEKVKKLGGELLRALESTTPSRRIGFGSFVDKTVLPFVNTHPEKLKNPCPSKDKQCQPPFAFKHILSLTDDAEKFESEVGKQYISGNLDAPEGGLDAMMQAAVCGDLIGWRNVTRLLVYATDDGFHFAGDGKLAAILTPNDGQCHLEDNMYKKSNEFDYPSVGQLVQKLAENNIQPIFAVTSKVVDIYKKLSEMIPKSAVGELNEDSSNIIELIQVAYNNLSSLIILDHSTLPDTLDVKYDSLCPRSTVTDKARGQCDNIKINEEVTFRVKVTAKECIKSQSFTIRPLGFTDTLTVHVESKCNCNCKEQPDPATCSGQGSIVCGICSCNAGYIGKNCECDTKGRSSKELEGSCRQDNSSVLCSGLGDCVCGQCLCHTSDVPGKQIYGTYCQCDNVNCEFHNGLPCGGRERGSCDCGECKCNPEYQGSACQCKKSTEGCLNQNGNECSHRGTCHCNRCQCWGGYQPPFCQECPGCPSPCARYVSCVECRTSESGPFEKNCSQACPNIRVVQNITGESRQCREKDSQNCWISFRMVQEDGNEIYTVTVDPEKECPKPPNIALIVGSTIAGVALIGLVLLLVWRLLMELFDRREYRRFEKEKSKAKWNDADNPLFKSATTTVVNPRFNDQ